Proteins found in one Toxotes jaculatrix isolate fToxJac2 chromosome 18, fToxJac2.pri, whole genome shotgun sequence genomic segment:
- the mylk5 gene encoding myosin light chain kinase, smooth muscle isoform X1 has product MNGDGGKQRYVSTFRMQIKSPRAASAPGNGPGTVDTRASDKRTDTGPLSLSSCKRLDPPAFIEPLKDCCVDEGNDIILRGVLSGSQPIKVSWLHNGEVARFGKPFFNGREVSFAVRECLPEDAGAYTCFAENTAGKTSCCAAVFVRDFETICGVQNHFPKIPTSASESIIENGRSAQSPKDELKEFRGSVCTSPTGSDKQSPVSSPREVIPKKRVNSGKGPTLHFEKPPQHLKVKVGQTARLSCFFTGSPPVVSCWIRDKEQIVDGPELWTESTDQSSTLVIAEAKPQHTGRYTIVVRDRKSSAQHTLTLSVIERPQPPVSSPVISCVSASSLVLSWSGPCYDGGSAVLGYVIEVKEQGRAEPGDWSQLTSQCKSTSYRVRSGLQPQEEYCFRVRAYNTVGTSEPGPVSPVVRMEQKDSDQLREDEAPQAYTCVTIDSSHKVTDHYNLQEKLGMGAFGLVFKLTHKETGRVCAGKFYKGRRAKEREAARKEIELMNYLHHPKLVQCLAAYDHKPEMVMVMEFIAGGELFERIVDDSFEHTESASVRYMQQILQGINFMHQQNIIHLDLKPENIVCVDTTGTSLKIIDFGLARSLDGDTPLKVMHGTPEFVAPEVINYEPVCLATDMWSIGVICYILLSGESPFQGNSDAETLALVTAAQWEFDEDSFDEITDEAKSFISSLLNKDTRQRMSCKEALAHPWMAASDSEDLATTKSLSKEKMKRFLARQKWKKAGKAMLALKRMALLSKSDSSGSPTSPGGESPLSPEAEHALQSLERKMQGPPQFTQSLEDQTVTQGSNARLSCHLTGYPDPEVVWLCGKEPIVESSSVQIEYEEDGHCTLVLAKVGTKDTNVYTCRATNDHGETCCSANLTVQE; this is encoded by the exons ATGAATGGTGACGGTGGCAAACAGCGTTATGTGTCAACCTTCAGGATGCAGATCAAGTCACCGCGTGCAGCATCTGCACCAGGGAATGGGCCAGGAACTGTTGACACCAGGGCCTCAGACAAGCGCACTGACACAG GgcctctcagcctctcctctTGCAAACGTCTGGATCCACCCGCCTTCATAGAGCCCCTGAAGGACTGCTGCGTGGACGAAGGAAATGACATCATCCTACGCGGTGTTCTCTCCGGCAGTCAGCCTATCAAAGTTTCATGGTTGCACAATG GTGAAGTGGCCCGCTTTGGGAAACCTTTTTTCAATGGCAGGGAGGTGAGTTTTGCGGTGAGGGAGTGCCTGCCGGAGGACGCTGGTGCCTACACCTGCTTTGCAGAAAACACTGCAGGGAAGACGTCCTGCTGCGCTGCTGTGTTCGTCAGAG ACTTTGAAACTATCTGTGGTGTGCAGAATCATTTCCCAAAGATCCCCACTTCTGCATCCGAGAGCATTATTGAAAACGGAAGGTCGGCTCAGTCTCCCAAAGATGAGCTAAAGGAGTTCAGAGGATCTGTTTGTACCTCCCCTACAGGGTCTGATAAGCAGAGCCCAGTCTCATCTCCAAGAG AAGTCATCCCAAAGAAGAGAGTCAACTCGGGGAAAG GTCCGACATTACATTTTGAAAAGCCTCCACAGCACCTCAAAGTGAAGGTGGGACAGACTGCCCGCCTGTCCTGCTTTTTCACCGGCAGCCCTCCTGTAGTGTCCTGTTGGATCAGAGACAAAGAGCAG ATAGTGGATGGTCCAGAGCTGTGGACGGAAAGTACCGATCAGAGCAGCACACTGGTCATAGCAGAGGCTAAACCACAGCATACAGGTCGCTACACTATTGTAGTGAGGGACCGCAAGAGCtcagcacaacacacactcaccctttCTGTAATAG AGAGGCCACAGCCTCCCGTCTCCTCTCCTGTGATCTCCTGCGTCTCTGCCTCCAGCCTTGTGTTGTCCTGGTCGGGCCCCTGCTACGACGGTGGCAGTGCCGTCCTGGGTTATGTGATTGAGGTAAAGGAGCAAGGCCGTGCTGAGCCTGGGGATTGGAGCCAACTCACTTCCCAGTGTAAGAGTACTTCTTACAGAGTGCGCTCTGGGCTGCAACCGCAGGAGGAGTACTGCTTCAGAGTCAGGGCCTACAACACAGTGGGAACAAGCGAGCCAGGACCAGTGTCACCAGTGGTTAGGATGGAGCAGAAAG atTCAGACCAGCTGCGAGAAGACGAGGCCCCTCAAGCCTATACCTGTGTCACTATTGACTCTTCACACAAGGTCACAGATCATTACAATTTGCAGGAGAAATTGGGAAT GGGAGCGTTTGGCCTGGTGTTCAAGCTAACCCACAAAGAGACAGGACGCGTGTGTGCCGGGAAGTTCTACAAAGGCCGACGTGCCAAGGAGAGGGAGGCCGCTCGCAAGGAGATAGAGCTGATGAACTACCTCCACCACCCTAAACTGGTTCAGTGTCTGGCGGCCTATGATCACAAGCCGGAGATGGTCATGGTCATGGAGTT catCGCAGGAGGGGAACTGTTCGAACGTATTGTGGATGACAGCTTTGAGCACACAGAGTCTGCCAGTGTGCGCTACATGCAGCAGATCCTGCAGGGGATTAACTTCATGCATCAACAAAACATTATACATCTGGACCTCAAACCtgaaaacattgtgtgtgttgacaCCACTGGCACCTCCTTAAAGATCATTGACTTCGGATTAGCCAGGAGCCTTG ATGGCGACACGCCTCTGAAGGTGATGCATGGGACTCCAGAGTTTGTGGCACCGGAAGTGATCAACTATGAGCCAGTGTGTTTGGCCACTGACATGTGGAGCATTGGGGTCATCTGCTACATACT ACTGAGTGGTGAGTCTCCATTCCAGGGCAACAGCGATGCAGAGACCCTGGCCTTAGTCACAGCCGCCCAGTGGGAGTTTGACGAGGACAGCTTTGACGAGATAACAGATGAGGCCAAAAGTTTCATCAGCTCCCTGCTCAACAAGGACACCAG GCAGAGGATGTCCTGCAAAGAGGCACTTGCCCACCCATGGATGGCAGCATCTGACTCTGAAGATCTGGCCACCACCAAGAGTCTGTCcaaggagaagatgaagaggtTTCTAGCCAGGCAGAAGTGGAAG AAAGCAGGTAAGGCCATGCTTGCCCTGAAGAGAATGGCTTTGCTTTCCAAAAGCGACAGCTCTGGATCTCCTACCAGCCCTGGAGGAG aGTCACCCCTTAGCCCAGAAGCAGAGCATGCACTGCAGTCTCTGGAGCGCAAGATGCAGGGCCCACCCCAGTTCACCCAGAGCCTGGAGGACCAGACGGTAACTCAGGGATCCAATGCCCGTCTCTCCTGTCACctcacag GATACCCTGACCCAGAGGTGGTGTGGCTGTGTGGGAAGGAGCCTATAGTGGAGTCATCCTCAGTGCAGATTGAGTATGAGGAGGACGGCCACTGTACCCTGGTCCTCGCCAAAGTTGGCACCAAGGACACCAATGTTTACACCTGTAGAGCCACCAATGACCATGGGGAGACATGCTGCTCAGCAAACCTCACTGTTCAAGAGTAG
- the mylk5 gene encoding myosin light chain kinase, smooth muscle isoform X2, which produces MTSSYAVFSPAVSLSKFHGCTMAGEVARFGKPFFNGREVSFAVRECLPEDAGAYTCFAENTAGKTSCCAAVFVRDFETICGVQNHFPKIPTSASESIIENGRSAQSPKDELKEFRGSVCTSPTGSDKQSPVSSPREVIPKKRVNSGKGPTLHFEKPPQHLKVKVGQTARLSCFFTGSPPVVSCWIRDKEQIVDGPELWTESTDQSSTLVIAEAKPQHTGRYTIVVRDRKSSAQHTLTLSVIERPQPPVSSPVISCVSASSLVLSWSGPCYDGGSAVLGYVIEVKEQGRAEPGDWSQLTSQCKSTSYRVRSGLQPQEEYCFRVRAYNTVGTSEPGPVSPVVRMEQKDSDQLREDEAPQAYTCVTIDSSHKVTDHYNLQEKLGMGAFGLVFKLTHKETGRVCAGKFYKGRRAKEREAARKEIELMNYLHHPKLVQCLAAYDHKPEMVMVMEFIAGGELFERIVDDSFEHTESASVRYMQQILQGINFMHQQNIIHLDLKPENIVCVDTTGTSLKIIDFGLARSLDGDTPLKVMHGTPEFVAPEVINYEPVCLATDMWSIGVICYILLSGESPFQGNSDAETLALVTAAQWEFDEDSFDEITDEAKSFISSLLNKDTRQRMSCKEALAHPWMAASDSEDLATTKSLSKEKMKRFLARQKWKKAGKAMLALKRMALLSKSDSSGSPTSPGGESPLSPEAEHALQSLERKMQGPPQFTQSLEDQTVTQGSNARLSCHLTGYPDPEVVWLCGKEPIVESSSVQIEYEEDGHCTLVLAKVGTKDTNVYTCRATNDHGETCCSANLTVQE; this is translated from the exons ATGACATCATCCTACGCGGTGTTCTCTCCGGCAGTCAGCCTATCAAAGTTTCATGGTTGCACAATG GCAGGTGAAGTGGCCCGCTTTGGGAAACCTTTTTTCAATGGCAGGGAGGTGAGTTTTGCGGTGAGGGAGTGCCTGCCGGAGGACGCTGGTGCCTACACCTGCTTTGCAGAAAACACTGCAGGGAAGACGTCCTGCTGCGCTGCTGTGTTCGTCAGAG ACTTTGAAACTATCTGTGGTGTGCAGAATCATTTCCCAAAGATCCCCACTTCTGCATCCGAGAGCATTATTGAAAACGGAAGGTCGGCTCAGTCTCCCAAAGATGAGCTAAAGGAGTTCAGAGGATCTGTTTGTACCTCCCCTACAGGGTCTGATAAGCAGAGCCCAGTCTCATCTCCAAGAG AAGTCATCCCAAAGAAGAGAGTCAACTCGGGGAAAG GTCCGACATTACATTTTGAAAAGCCTCCACAGCACCTCAAAGTGAAGGTGGGACAGACTGCCCGCCTGTCCTGCTTTTTCACCGGCAGCCCTCCTGTAGTGTCCTGTTGGATCAGAGACAAAGAGCAG ATAGTGGATGGTCCAGAGCTGTGGACGGAAAGTACCGATCAGAGCAGCACACTGGTCATAGCAGAGGCTAAACCACAGCATACAGGTCGCTACACTATTGTAGTGAGGGACCGCAAGAGCtcagcacaacacacactcaccctttCTGTAATAG AGAGGCCACAGCCTCCCGTCTCCTCTCCTGTGATCTCCTGCGTCTCTGCCTCCAGCCTTGTGTTGTCCTGGTCGGGCCCCTGCTACGACGGTGGCAGTGCCGTCCTGGGTTATGTGATTGAGGTAAAGGAGCAAGGCCGTGCTGAGCCTGGGGATTGGAGCCAACTCACTTCCCAGTGTAAGAGTACTTCTTACAGAGTGCGCTCTGGGCTGCAACCGCAGGAGGAGTACTGCTTCAGAGTCAGGGCCTACAACACAGTGGGAACAAGCGAGCCAGGACCAGTGTCACCAGTGGTTAGGATGGAGCAGAAAG atTCAGACCAGCTGCGAGAAGACGAGGCCCCTCAAGCCTATACCTGTGTCACTATTGACTCTTCACACAAGGTCACAGATCATTACAATTTGCAGGAGAAATTGGGAAT GGGAGCGTTTGGCCTGGTGTTCAAGCTAACCCACAAAGAGACAGGACGCGTGTGTGCCGGGAAGTTCTACAAAGGCCGACGTGCCAAGGAGAGGGAGGCCGCTCGCAAGGAGATAGAGCTGATGAACTACCTCCACCACCCTAAACTGGTTCAGTGTCTGGCGGCCTATGATCACAAGCCGGAGATGGTCATGGTCATGGAGTT catCGCAGGAGGGGAACTGTTCGAACGTATTGTGGATGACAGCTTTGAGCACACAGAGTCTGCCAGTGTGCGCTACATGCAGCAGATCCTGCAGGGGATTAACTTCATGCATCAACAAAACATTATACATCTGGACCTCAAACCtgaaaacattgtgtgtgttgacaCCACTGGCACCTCCTTAAAGATCATTGACTTCGGATTAGCCAGGAGCCTTG ATGGCGACACGCCTCTGAAGGTGATGCATGGGACTCCAGAGTTTGTGGCACCGGAAGTGATCAACTATGAGCCAGTGTGTTTGGCCACTGACATGTGGAGCATTGGGGTCATCTGCTACATACT ACTGAGTGGTGAGTCTCCATTCCAGGGCAACAGCGATGCAGAGACCCTGGCCTTAGTCACAGCCGCCCAGTGGGAGTTTGACGAGGACAGCTTTGACGAGATAACAGATGAGGCCAAAAGTTTCATCAGCTCCCTGCTCAACAAGGACACCAG GCAGAGGATGTCCTGCAAAGAGGCACTTGCCCACCCATGGATGGCAGCATCTGACTCTGAAGATCTGGCCACCACCAAGAGTCTGTCcaaggagaagatgaagaggtTTCTAGCCAGGCAGAAGTGGAAG AAAGCAGGTAAGGCCATGCTTGCCCTGAAGAGAATGGCTTTGCTTTCCAAAAGCGACAGCTCTGGATCTCCTACCAGCCCTGGAGGAG aGTCACCCCTTAGCCCAGAAGCAGAGCATGCACTGCAGTCTCTGGAGCGCAAGATGCAGGGCCCACCCCAGTTCACCCAGAGCCTGGAGGACCAGACGGTAACTCAGGGATCCAATGCCCGTCTCTCCTGTCACctcacag GATACCCTGACCCAGAGGTGGTGTGGCTGTGTGGGAAGGAGCCTATAGTGGAGTCATCCTCAGTGCAGATTGAGTATGAGGAGGACGGCCACTGTACCCTGGTCCTCGCCAAAGTTGGCACCAAGGACACCAATGTTTACACCTGTAGAGCCACCAATGACCATGGGGAGACATGCTGCTCAGCAAACCTCACTGTTCAAGAGTAG